A single region of the Raphanus sativus cultivar WK10039 chromosome 1, ASM80110v3, whole genome shotgun sequence genome encodes:
- the LOC108845296 gene encoding toll/interleukin-1 receptor-like protein, producing the protein MKTSAVSDPRLRLKWDIFLSFKRDRSHGFTNRLYEALIKAQVRVWKGDVERKNQELGPSLEEAMEDSVAFVVVLSPDYAKSHWCLEELAKLCDLRSSLGRPMLPIFYEVDPWHFRKQSPFEEDIEEHAKRFGEEEIQRWRGAMNVIGHISGFVYRLWSS; encoded by the exons ATGAAGACCAGCGCTGTTTCTGATCCTCGTTTGAGGCTCAAGTGGGACATATTCCTCAGTTTTAAGAGAGACAGAAGCCACGGTTTCACGAATCGTCTCTATGAAGCGCTCATCAAGGCACAGGTCCGGGTATGGAAGGGTGACGTGGAACGCAAGAATCAGGAGCTCGGTCCAAGTCTTGAGGAGGCTATGGAGGATTCTGTGGCGTTTGTGGTAGTCTTATCCCCTGACTATGCCAAGTCTCACTGGTGCCTTGAAGAATTAGCCAAGCTCTGCGATCTGAGATCATCCCTAGGTCGTCCGATGTTACCGATCTTTTACGAGGTTGATCCATGGCACTTTCGGAAACAGAGTCCTTTCGAAGAAGATATTGAAGAGCACGCGAAAAGATTTGGCGAGGAGGAGATACAAAGATGGAGGGGAGCTATGAATGTAATCGGACATATCTCCGGATTTGTTTACAG ACTTTGGAGTTCGTGA
- the LOC108807974 gene encoding disease resistance protein RPV1, which produces MMETEVITKPHRLKFDVFLSFRGEDTRRTITERVYDALHRKEKLRVFRDDEGMQRGDEINPSLVAAMEDSAASVVVLSPRYADSHWCLDELATLCDLRASLKRPMIPIFYEVDPSHVRKQNDHFAKDFEEHARRFKEEKIKRWRRAMTLVGNLSGFVCKEETVDDEMIGLLVKRVLSEVSNTPENVGEYTVGLEPRVHDLMDLVDVKSSSHVQILGLHGMGGIGKTTLAKAFYNKIVADFEQRVFISNVRERSSDGDGLLNLQKTLIKGLLRFVPEVEDVTKGRDKIRESVYEKKILVVLDDVDNLDQIDALIGERSWYGEGTLIVITTRDEEILSKLLVNQRYEVRCLTEEQALKLFSYHSLRKEKPTESLLELSKKIVKISGLLPLALEVFGSLLYDKKEEKEWQTQIEKLKNTQPGNLQDVLKLSFDSLDDEEKKVFLDVACLFLKMQMTKEEIVDVLNGCGFNAEAALGVLRQKSLVKFLSDENLWMHDQIRDMGWQLDLKETPGDTRMRSRLWDRAEIMNVLNNTKETSSIQGIVLDFRKLPTHPRAENIVLTNLHEKPGVRSVFSYLKNKFIGFSSEEKPKSSEITIPVEPFAPMTKLRLLQINHVELAGNLELLPSELKWIQWRGCPLKDVPLNLLAGQLAVLDLAESGIRRIQSLRSKGVDGSLKVVNLRGCHSLEVVPDLSNHKYLEKLVFERCMRLVEVPRSVGTLRKLLHLDFRNCPNLTEFLVDVSGLKSLEKLYLSGCSNLSVLPKDIGAMTCLKELLLDGTAIKELPESIFHLENLQKLSLKSCRSIQELPMCIGTLTSLEELDLSSTSLQSLPSSIGNLKNLQKLSLMHCASLSKIPETISKLRSLKKLFIYGSAVEELPLSLGSLPCLTDFSAGECKLLKHFPSSIGGLNSLLELELDGTPIETLPEEIGDLHFIQKLVLRNCKSLKVLPESIGNMDTLHSLNLTGSSIEKLPETFGKLENLVSLRMDNCKRLKRLPESFGDLKSLHRLFMKETPVRELPESFGNLSNLRVLKILKRPLFRSFPGTSEEPSFVEVPNSYSNLLLLEELDARGWGIWGKVPDDLGKLSSLKTLELGNNYFHSLPSSLEGLSNLKMFTLYDCQELKCVPPLPWKLERLILANCFSLESISDLSKLQSLDELNLTNCGKVDDVPGLEHLKALKRLYMSGCNSKFSVAVKKRLSKASLKMMVNLSLPGNRIPGWFSQGPLTFSPQPNRELRGVILAVVVALKQDCVADYQLPDVMEVQAQILKLDQPLYTHTLHLSGVPRTSDDQLHICRYPALHSMIWTFKDGYTIQVVKREPPIKEGVELKMHGIHLVYEGDDDFKGEEHVLNETQLTVSQKLANFFRSFEEGEASSISEST; this is translated from the exons ATGATGGAGACCGAAGTGATCACCAAACCGCACAGACTCAAGTTCGACGTCTTCCTCAGCTTCCGAGGCGAAGACACGCGCCGCACCATCACCGAGCGCGTCTACGACGCTCTCCACAGGAAAGAGAAACTCCGCGTCTTTCGCGACGACGAAGGTATGCAGCGAGGCGACGAGATCAACCCGAGCCTCGTCGCGGCCATGGAGGACTCCGCCGCCTCCGTCGTCGTCTTATCCCCTCGCTACGCCGACTCTCACTGGTGCCTCGACGAGCTGGCCACCCTCTGCGATCTGAGAGCGTCTCTGAAACGCCCCATGATACCGATCTTCTACGAGGTCGATCCTTCGCACGTCCGTAAACAGAACGATCACTTCGCTAAGGATTTTGAAGAGCATGCGAGAAGGTTTAAAGAGGAGAAGATAAAGCGGTGGAGGAGAGCTATGACTTTGGTCGGAAACCTCTCTGGGTTTGTTTGCAA AGAAGAGACTGTTGATGATGAAATGATAGGGCTTTTGGTAAAGAGAGTTTTATCCGAAGTGAGCAACACGCCAGAGAACGTTGGAGAATACACCGTTGGCCTGGAGCCACGTGTCCATGACTTGATGGATCTTGTCGACGTTAAATCCAGCTCCCACGTTCAAATCCTGGGACTTCACGGTATGGGTGGTATTGGGAAGACGACCCTCGCGAAAGCCTTTTACAACAAGATCGTCGCAGACTTCGAGCAACGAGTTTTCATCTCAAACGTTAGAGAAAGATCATCGGACGGTGACGGCTTACTCAATCTACAGAAGACTCTGATCAAGGGGCTTCTCCGTTTTGTACCTGAAGTAGAAGATGTTACCAAAGGGAGAGACAAGATAAGAGAGAGTGTTTATGAGAAGAAGATTCTTGTGGTTTTAGATGATGTTGATAACTTAGACCAAATTGATGCCTTAATTGGTGAAAGGAGTTGGTATGGTGAAGGAACTCTTATAGTCATCACTACTAGAGACGAAGAGATTCTGAGTAAGCTCTTAGTGAACCAAAGGTATGAAGTCAGGTGCTTGACTGAAGAGCAGGCACTGAAGCTGTTTAGTTACCATTCACTAAGGAAAGAAAAGCCAACAGAGAGTTTACTAGAGCTGTCCAAGAAGATTGTCAAGATATCAGGTCTACTACCACTGGCACTCGAAGTGTTTGGTTCTCTTTTGTATGACAAGAAGGAGGAAAAAGAATGGCAGACTCAAATAGAGAAGCTCAAGAACACTCAACCAGGCAATCTCCAGGACGTTCTGAAGCTGAGTTTTGATTCTCTAGACGacgaagagaagaaagtgttcCTCGACGTTGCGTGTCTCTTTCTCAAAATGCAGATGACGAAAGAGGAAATCGTGGATGTGCTTAATGGTTGTGGGTTCAACGCTGAGGCTGCTCTCGGTGTTCTCAGACAGAAGTCTCTTGTTAAGTTCTTGTCGGACGAGAATCTTTGGATGCATGACCAGATTCGAGACATGGGATGGCAGTTAGACCTTAAAGAAACACCTGGGGATACTAGAATGCGGAGTAGACTCTGGGACCGTGCTGAGATCATGAATGTATTGAACAATACGAag GAAACATCATCCATCCAAGGAATTGTACTTGACTTTAGGAAGTTACCAACGCATCCAAGGGCAGAGAACATTGTGTTGACGAATCTACATGAGAAGCCAGGCGTAAGATCTGTGTTTAGTTACCTGAAGAATAAATTTATTGGATTCTCATCAGAGGAAAAGCCAAAAAGCTCTGAGATCACCATTCCTGTAGAGCCTTTTGCCCCAATGACAAAGCTAAGACTtcttcagattaatcatgtGGAGCTGGCAGGGAATCTTGAGCTTCTTCCTTCTGAACTCAAGTGGATACAGTGGAGAGGTTGTCCGTTAAAAGATGTTCCACTGAATCTTCTTGCTGGGCAACTTGCTGTTCTTGATCTTGCAGAGAGTGGTATAAGACGCATCCAGAGTTTGCGCAGCAAAGGG GTGGATGGGAGCTTGAAGGTTGTAAATTTGCGTGGTTGTCATAGCTTGGAAGTTGTTCCTGATTTATCAAACCATAAGTACCTAGAGAAGCTTGTCTTTGAACGATGCATGCGTCTGGTGGAAGTTCCTAGATCAGTTGGCACTTTGAGAAAATTACTTCACCTGGATTTCAGAAACTGTCCAAACCTCACTGAGTTTCTTGTGGATGTTTCTGGACTGAAGAGTCTTGAAAAGCTTTACCTCTCCGGATGTTCAAACCTGAGTGTGTTACCAAAAGACATTGGTGCTATGACATGCTTGAAAGAGCTTCTTCTTGATGGAACAGCGATAAAGGAGTTACCAGAATCGATTTTTCACCTCGAAAATCTTCAGAAGCTGAGTCTAAAGAGTTGCAGATCTATTCAAGAGCTACCTATGTGCATAGGAACATTGACATCACTTGAGGAGCTAGATCTTAGTAGCACTTCACTGCAAAGTCTTCCGAGCTCTATTGGAAATCTAAAAAATCTCCAGAAGCTGAGTTTGATGCATTGTGCTTCTCTTTCTAAGATACCTGAGACTATCAGTAAGCTCAGATCACTGAAGAAACTATTCATCTACGGAAGTGCAGTGGAGGAGCTACCTCTAAGCCTAGGCTCACTGCCATGTTTGACTGACTTTTCAGCAGGAGAATGCAAACTTCTGAAGCATTTTCCAAGTTCCATTGGTGGTTTAAACTCTCTTCTCGAACTTGAGTTGGATGGGACACCAATTGAAACTCTACCAGAAGAGATTGGCGACTTGCACTTTATCCAAAAGCTTGTGTTGAGAAACTGCAAGTCTCTCAAGGTTCTGCCTGAATCAATAGGAAACATGGACACACTCCATAGCTTAAACCTTACAGGCTCTAGCATTGAGAAACTGCCTGAAACTTTTGGCAAGCTTGAAAACCTAGTCTCACTCCGAATGGACAACTGTAAAAGGCTCAAGAGGCTTCCTGAGTCATTCGGAGACTTGAAATCGCTTCACCGTCTGTTCATGAAGGAAACTCCAGTGAGAGAGCTGCCAGAGAGTTTTGGAAACCTCTCAAATCTAAGAGTATTGAAGATACTGAAGAGGCCTCTGTTTAGAAGTTTTCCAGGTACAAGTGAAGAACCTAGTTTTGTTGAAGTACCAAACTCTTACTCAAACCTCTTGTTGCTTGAGGAGCTAGATGCTAGAGGTTGGGGGATATGGGGTAAAGTTCCAGATGATCTTGGAAAGCTTTCATCTCTCAAGACACTAGAACTAGGGAATAACTATTTTCACAGTCTTCCATCTAGTCTTGAGGGGTTGTCAAACCTTAAAATGTTTACATTGTATGACTGCCAAGAGCTGAAGTGTGTCCCTCCTCTTCCGTGGAAACTGGAGAGGCTAATACTGGCAAACTGCTTCTCATTGGAGAGTATATCCGACCTCTCAAAGCTGCAGAGCTTGGATGAGCTCAATCTCACAAACTGTGGGAAAGTGGATGATGTTCCAGGCCTAGAACACTTGAAGGCTCTGAAAAGACTATACATGAGCGGCTGTAACTCTAAGTTCTCTGTTGCAGTCAAGAAAAGACTTTCCAAG GCTTCTTTGAAAATGATGGTGAATCTGAGCTTACCTGGAAACAGAATCCCTGGCTGGTTCTCACAAGGCCCTCTCACATTCTCACCTCAACCAAACAGAGAGCTCAGAGGCGTAATCCTAGCTGTTGTTGTGGCTCTTAAGCAAGACTGCGTAGCTGACTACCAGCTGCCTGATGTGATGGAGGTTCAAGCCCAAATTCTCAAACTTGATCAACCCTTGTACACCCATACATTGCACCTCTCTGGAGTGCCAAGAACAAGTGATGATCAGCTCCACATCTGCCGGTACCCAGCTTTGCATTCGATGATTTGGACGTTTAAAGATGGGTACACCATACAAGTCGTTAAACGGGAACCACCAATCAAAGAAGGAGTTGAGTTAAAGATGCATGGGATTCATCTGGTTTACGAAGGGGATGATGATTTTAAAGGTGAGGAACATGTGTTGAACGAGACACAGCTCACTGTCTCTCAGAAGCTTGCCAATTTTTTCAGATCTTTTGAAGAAGGTGAAGCCAGCTCAATAAGTGAATCTACTTGA